One genomic window of Halogeometricum sp. S3BR5-2 includes the following:
- a CDS encoding aldo/keto reductase: MDIPSLGFGTYQMDEREECARAVEEAMETGYEHVDTAQGYDNEEYVAEGLDAAGIDESEVFVATKLDTDNLAHDDVISTTKESAEKLDADSIDLLYVHWPLNTYDSEETLPALDELVDDGLVDRVGLSNFRPDQIEEAIETLDAPLYAHQVEMHPMLPQEELHELAVEHDHQLVAYCPIARGQVADVEEIQDVAEKHDATPAQVSLAWLMAKENVTAIPKAASSDHIEENFGALDLELEEEDVEKIDGIEERTRIVDFDEAPWNHG, translated from the coding sequence ATGGACATCCCCAGTCTCGGGTTCGGCACCTACCAGATGGACGAGCGAGAGGAGTGCGCGCGCGCCGTCGAGGAGGCGATGGAGACGGGCTACGAGCACGTCGACACCGCGCAGGGCTACGACAACGAGGAGTACGTCGCCGAGGGCCTCGACGCCGCCGGCATCGACGAGTCCGAGGTGTTCGTGGCGACGAAACTCGACACGGACAACCTCGCGCACGACGACGTGATTTCGACGACGAAAGAGAGCGCGGAGAAACTCGACGCCGACAGCATCGACCTGCTGTACGTCCACTGGCCGCTCAACACGTACGACTCCGAGGAGACGCTGCCCGCTCTCGACGAACTCGTCGACGACGGCCTCGTCGACCGCGTCGGCCTCAGCAACTTCCGCCCCGACCAGATAGAGGAGGCCATCGAGACACTCGACGCCCCCCTCTACGCCCACCAGGTCGAGATGCATCCGATGCTTCCCCAAGAAGAACTGCACGAACTCGCCGTCGAGCACGACCACCAACTCGTCGCGTACTGCCCCATCGCGCGCGGACAGGTCGCCGACGTGGAGGAGATACAGGACGTCGCGGAGAAGCACGACGCGACGCCCGCGCAGGTGTCGCTGGCGTGGCTGATGGCCAAGGAGAACGTCACGGCCATCCCGAAGGCGGCCTCCTCCGACCACATCGAGGAGAACTTCGGCGCCCTCGACCTCGAACTCGAGGAGGAAGACGTCGAAAAGATAGACGGCATCGAAGAGCGCACGCGCATCGTCGACTTCGACGAGGCGCCGTGGAACCACGGCTGA
- a CDS encoding saccharopine dehydrogenase family protein — MPDDSRFLVYGAYGYTGRLVAEEALERGHDVVLAGRDEIKTRDLADELDLPYRTFEVSLAANQLDGIDLVLNCAGPFDRTADPLVEACLETETHYLDITGELPVFERVKRRSDEAEAAGVTLLPGVGFDVVPTDCLAAHLKARLPDATHLSLAIESDSTVSPGTLKTALGGMTGGGAVRQDGELRWVPVAHKTRAVDFGDGLHRAVTIPWGDVSTAHFTTGIPNVEVYLSLPAGARRALAATNYLGGALDSTVGQSLLNRLVDRYVEGPDEEQRTTGEARVWGEVRSSRDRLVSRLRTPETYELTVQAALACVEKTLGGEAPTGYQTPAAAFGPDLVLELPGVERIDLKDGEVVARETGPDRETPAATADSGPGADGTDGADAADDPDLGAEAGAADGEDHPVEASAADPGDGEDDDAPSPRAVSDDTSPAIRRRGDASGTTDGEDE, encoded by the coding sequence ATGCCCGACGACTCCCGGTTTCTCGTCTACGGCGCGTACGGCTACACCGGTCGCCTCGTCGCAGAGGAAGCGCTCGAGCGCGGACACGACGTGGTCCTCGCCGGACGCGACGAGATCAAGACCCGCGACCTCGCGGACGAACTCGACCTCCCCTACCGCACGTTCGAGGTGTCGCTGGCGGCGAACCAACTCGACGGTATCGACCTGGTGCTCAACTGCGCCGGCCCGTTCGACCGGACGGCCGACCCGCTGGTCGAGGCCTGTCTGGAGACGGAGACGCACTACCTCGACATCACGGGCGAACTCCCCGTCTTCGAGCGAGTCAAGCGCCGGAGCGACGAGGCCGAAGCGGCCGGCGTGACGCTGCTTCCGGGCGTCGGCTTCGACGTGGTCCCCACCGACTGCCTCGCGGCGCACCTGAAGGCCCGCCTGCCCGACGCGACGCATCTCTCCCTCGCCATCGAGTCCGACAGCACCGTCTCGCCGGGGACGTTGAAGACGGCGCTCGGCGGCATGACCGGCGGCGGCGCGGTGCGACAGGACGGCGAACTGCGCTGGGTGCCGGTCGCGCACAAGACCCGCGCCGTCGACTTCGGCGACGGCCTCCACCGCGCGGTCACCATCCCGTGGGGCGACGTGTCGACGGCGCACTTCACGACGGGCATCCCGAACGTCGAGGTGTACCTCTCCCTGCCGGCGGGCGCGCGGCGCGCCCTCGCGGCGACGAACTACCTCGGCGGAGCGCTCGACTCGACGGTCGGACAGTCCCTCCTGAACCGCCTCGTCGACCGCTACGTCGAGGGGCCGGACGAGGAGCAGCGAACGACGGGCGAGGCGCGCGTCTGGGGGGAGGTCCGCTCCTCGCGGGACCGCCTCGTCTCCCGCCTGCGGACGCCCGAGACGTACGAACTGACCGTGCAGGCGGCGCTGGCGTGCGTGGAGAAGACGCTCGGCGGCGAGGCGCCGACGGGCTACCAGACGCCCGCCGCGGCGTTCGGCCCGGACCTCGTCCTCGAACTCCCCGGCGTCGAGCGCATCGACCTCAAAGACGGGGAAGTCGTCGCGCGCGAGACCGGTCCGGACCGCGAGACGCCCGCGGCGACGGCCGACTCGGGACCGGGCGCGGATGGAACGGACGGCGCCGACGCCGCGGACGACCCGGACCTCGGCGCGGAGGCGGGCGCCGCGGACGGCGAGGACCACCCCGTCGAGGCGTCGGCGGCCGACCCCGGCGACGGCGAGGACGACGACGCGCCCAGTCCGCGCGCCGTCTCCGACGACACCTCGCCGGCGATTCGCCGCCGCGGGGACGCCTCGGGGACGACCGACGGCGAGGACGAGTAG
- a CDS encoding PHP domain-containing protein: MYDYHTHSTYSDGDYLRSMLAAAEAAGLDGVGFADHCMVLPAEWAVRFRREYGFNFDATYDRRREAIDSLRGDFDLDVFDAAEVDYEPGHETEIRSFLADADFDYAIGSVHALDGANVHAVDHFAALPESRRRDLVEAYFEKLVSLVESELFEIAAHPDLIERNPALRGYATREQYERVADAFADSRTVPEVNAGRVRRDYGEFHPTPEFFEVLDSRGVDFTLGSDAHDAGSVGPLADELRACADERGLEPVRPER; this comes from the coding sequence GTGTACGACTACCACACGCACTCGACGTACTCCGACGGCGACTACCTCCGGTCGATGCTCGCCGCCGCGGAGGCGGCCGGACTCGACGGCGTCGGGTTCGCCGACCACTGCATGGTGTTACCCGCCGAGTGGGCCGTCCGGTTCCGCCGCGAGTACGGGTTCAACTTCGACGCGACGTACGACCGCCGCCGCGAAGCCATCGACTCGCTCCGGGGCGATTTCGACCTCGACGTGTTCGACGCCGCCGAGGTGGACTACGAACCCGGTCACGAGACCGAGATACGCTCGTTCCTCGCCGACGCGGACTTCGACTACGCCATCGGGAGCGTCCACGCCCTCGACGGCGCGAATGTCCACGCCGTCGACCACTTCGCCGCCCTCCCCGAGTCGCGCCGCCGCGACTTGGTCGAAGCGTACTTCGAGAAACTCGTCTCGCTCGTCGAATCGGAGCTGTTCGAGATAGCCGCTCACCCGGACCTGATAGAACGGAACCCCGCGCTCCGGGGTTACGCGACCCGAGAACAGTACGAACGCGTCGCCGACGCCTTCGCCGACTCCCGGACGGTGCCCGAGGTGAACGCCGGACGGGTCCGCCGCGACTACGGGGAGTTCCACCCGACGCCCGAGTTCTTCGAGGTGCTCGATTCGCGCGGCGTCGACTTCACGCTCGGGTCGGACGCCCACGACGCCGGGAGCGTCGGCCCCCTCGCGGACGAACTCCGCGCGTGCGCCGACGAACGCGGCCTCGAACCGGTGCGACCGGAGCGGTGA
- the pyrG gene encoding glutamine hydrolyzing CTP synthase — MPKEPETGYDPSLGRKFIFVTGGVMSGLGKGITAASTGRLLSNAGFDVTAVKIDPYLNVDAGTMNPYQHGEVYVLKDGGEVDLDLGNYERFLGVDMTSDHNVTTGKTYQHVIQKERAGDYLGKTVQIIPHVTDDIKRRVREAAEGSDVCIIEVGGTVGDIEGMPFLESLRQFAHEEDDGDILFTHVTLVPYSKNGEQKTKPTQHSVKELRSIGLQPDILVGRSPDKLDPETKEKIALFCDVPTEAVFSNPDVEDIYHVPLMVEEEGLDEYVMERLNLEEEALPPAERSQRWRELVTRDRQQEIDVALVGKYDLEDAYMSVNEALKHAGIETRTDVNVLWVDSDEMLDRHTDRLKEADGVVVPGGFGTRGTAGKIEAIRYCRENDVPFLGLCLGFQMAVVEHARHVLGHEDAHSAELDPDSSYPVIDLLPEQYETEEMGGTMRLGAHETDISEGSLAAHVYGGTVCTERHRHRYEVAPEYIDELEDGALTFSGRANNRMEIVERTDHPYFLGTQFHPEFRSRPDRASPPFVGFVEAVLGELDARELVADREVQA, encoded by the coding sequence ATGCCGAAGGAACCCGAAACCGGGTACGACCCGTCGCTGGGTCGGAAGTTCATTTTCGTGACGGGAGGCGTGATGTCGGGGCTGGGCAAGGGCATCACCGCCGCGAGCACGGGGCGCCTGCTCTCGAACGCCGGGTTCGACGTGACCGCGGTGAAGATAGACCCCTACCTGAACGTCGACGCCGGGACGATGAACCCGTACCAGCACGGGGAGGTGTATGTACTGAAAGACGGCGGCGAGGTGGACCTCGACTTGGGGAACTACGAGCGCTTCCTCGGCGTCGACATGACGTCGGACCACAACGTGACGACGGGGAAGACATACCAGCACGTCATCCAGAAGGAACGCGCCGGCGACTACCTCGGGAAGACCGTCCAGATAATCCCGCACGTCACCGACGACATCAAGCGACGCGTCCGCGAGGCCGCGGAGGGGTCCGACGTCTGCATCATCGAGGTGGGGGGTACCGTCGGCGACATCGAGGGGATGCCGTTCCTCGAATCGCTCCGCCAGTTCGCCCACGAGGAGGACGACGGCGACATTCTCTTCACGCACGTCACCCTCGTCCCCTACTCGAAGAACGGCGAGCAGAAGACGAAGCCGACGCAGCACTCCGTGAAGGAACTGCGGAGCATCGGCCTGCAACCCGACATCCTCGTCGGTCGCAGTCCGGACAAACTCGACCCGGAGACGAAAGAGAAGATAGCCCTGTTCTGCGACGTGCCCACGGAGGCGGTGTTCTCGAACCCCGACGTGGAGGACATCTACCACGTCCCGCTGATGGTCGAAGAGGAGGGCCTCGACGAGTACGTGATGGAGCGTCTGAACTTGGAGGAAGAGGCGCTCCCGCCGGCCGAACGCTCCCAGCGGTGGCGCGAACTCGTCACGCGCGACCGCCAGCAGGAGATAGACGTCGCCCTCGTCGGCAAGTACGACCTCGAAGACGCGTACATGTCGGTCAACGAGGCGTTGAAGCACGCGGGCATCGAGACGCGGACGGACGTGAACGTGCTCTGGGTCGACTCCGACGAGATGCTCGACAGACACACGGACCGGCTGAAGGAGGCCGACGGCGTCGTCGTCCCCGGCGGATTCGGGACGCGCGGCACCGCGGGCAAGATAGAGGCCATCCGCTACTGCCGCGAGAACGACGTTCCCTTCCTCGGCCTCTGTCTCGGCTTCCAGATGGCCGTCGTCGAACACGCGCGTCACGTTCTCGGCCACGAAGACGCCCACTCCGCCGAACTCGACCCCGACAGCTCCTACCCGGTCATCGACCTCCTGCCCGAGCAGTACGAGACCGAGGAGATGGGCGGGACGATGCGCCTCGGCGCCCACGAGACGGACATCTCGGAGGGCTCTCTCGCCGCCCACGTCTACGGCGGCACCGTCTGCACCGAGCGACACCGCCACCGCTACGAGGTGGCGCCCGAGTACATCGACGAACTGGAGGACGGCGCGCTGACGTTCTCCGGGCGGGCGAACAACCGGATGGAGATCGTCGAGCGAACCGACCACCCGTACTTCCTCGGCACGCAGTTCCACCCCGAGTTCCGCTCGCGCCCCGACCGCGCGAGTCCGCCGTTCGTCGGGTTCGTGGAGGCCGTCCTCGGCGAACTGGACGCCCGTGAACTGGTCGCCGACCGGGAGGTGCAGGCGTAA
- the guaA gene encoding glutamine-hydrolyzing GMP synthase: MVDAESFIDEATEEISEKVGDAHAIIALSGGVDSSVAAALAYRAIGDQLTPVYVDTGLMRKGETEGIRETFDYMDSLRVVEAQERFLDALAGVTDPEEKRKVIGEQFIREFEREARDTDADYLVQGTIYPDRIESEGNIKSHHNVGGLPDVVDFEGIVEPVRDLYKDEVREVARALDLEEVVSERMPFPGPGLAVRVVGEVTAEKVEVAREACHVVEEELEEYDPWQAFAAVVGKGTGVKGDNRVHGWIVAVRSVESRDGMTARAQELSWETLQRIQSRITGQNDNVARVVYDVTHKPPATIEYE, from the coding sequence ATGGTCGACGCCGAATCGTTCATCGACGAGGCCACCGAGGAGATTTCGGAGAAGGTGGGCGACGCCCACGCCATCATCGCCCTCTCGGGCGGCGTGGACTCCTCCGTCGCCGCCGCTCTCGCCTACCGCGCCATCGGCGACCAACTCACGCCCGTCTACGTCGACACCGGTCTGATGCGGAAGGGCGAGACCGAGGGCATCCGCGAGACGTTCGACTACATGGACTCTCTCAGAGTGGTCGAGGCCCAGGAGCGCTTCCTCGACGCCCTCGCGGGCGTGACCGACCCCGAGGAGAAGCGGAAGGTCATCGGCGAGCAGTTCATCCGCGAGTTCGAACGCGAGGCGAGAGACACCGACGCCGACTACCTCGTGCAGGGGACCATCTACCCCGACCGCATCGAGTCGGAGGGCAACATCAAGTCCCACCACAACGTCGGCGGCCTGCCGGACGTGGTGGACTTCGAGGGCATCGTCGAACCCGTGCGCGACCTGTACAAAGACGAGGTGCGCGAGGTGGCCCGCGCCCTCGACTTGGAGGAGGTCGTCTCCGAGCGGATGCCGTTCCCCGGCCCCGGCCTCGCCGTCCGCGTCGTCGGCGAGGTGACGGCGGAGAAAGTCGAGGTGGCCCGCGAGGCGTGCCACGTCGTCGAGGAGGAACTGGAGGAGTACGACCCGTGGCAGGCGTTCGCCGCCGTCGTCGGGAAGGGAACCGGCGTGAAGGGCGACAACCGCGTCCACGGCTGGATCGTCGCCGTGCGCTCCGTGGAGTCGCGCGACGGCATGACCGCGCGGGCGCAGGAACTGTCGTGGGAGACGCTCCAGCGCATCCAGTCGCGCATCACGGGACAGAACGACAACGTCGCGCGCGTCGTCTACGACGTAACACACAAGCCGCCGGCCACCATCGAGTACGAATGA
- a CDS encoding DUF7126 family protein, translating to MTVLLTGPDENGLGDALSDLGVDVVRVDGIATRDTIADAGVDTADTLVLTDMDDASVIPVAREANPDIRVVTYSRDSLPEYARGQADLAVDPDLLAADVVAEELVGA from the coding sequence ATGACCGTGCTTCTAACAGGCCCAGACGAAAACGGACTCGGCGATGCGCTCTCCGACCTCGGCGTCGACGTGGTTCGCGTCGACGGCATCGCGACGCGCGACACCATCGCCGACGCGGGGGTCGACACCGCGGACACCCTCGTCCTCACGGACATGGACGACGCCTCGGTCATCCCCGTGGCGCGCGAGGCGAACCCCGACATCCGCGTGGTCACCTACTCGCGCGACTCCCTCCCGGAGTACGCGCGCGGACAGGCCGACCTCGCCGTCGACCCGGACCTCCTCGCGGCCGACGTGGTCGCGGAGGAACTCGTCGGCGCGTAG
- a CDS encoding beta-ribofuranosylaminobenzene 5'-phosphate synthase family protein, producing MSRVRVSTGARLHFGFLNLSLAHERLYGGLGVGLDEPRTVVAAEPADGVDCADPDARRYAERAAELLDVPGAAVSVESSLPRHVGLGSGTQLALAVHAAVARAHDRDPPVRSAAPRLGRGGRSGIGVGTFERGGVLVDAGHPTARFTTDRPADGEWSVPAVAVRHDVPDEWRFLLVIPDADPGRSGEEEDEGMRAAVERADPDAADRISGVLSRRFLPAVADGSAARFGAAVAEIGRLNGAWYADEQGGVYRPPVGGLVAALEEDPACYGAGQSSWGPAVYAVTDAAHADEAREAGAAALDSAGVDGDVRVVRGRNDGADVAER from the coding sequence ATGAGTCGCGTCCGCGTCTCGACCGGCGCCCGCCTGCACTTCGGCTTTCTCAACCTGAGTCTCGCTCACGAGCGACTGTACGGCGGACTCGGCGTCGGACTCGACGAACCCCGGACCGTCGTCGCCGCCGAACCGGCGGACGGCGTCGACTGCGCGGACCCGGACGCCCGCCGCTACGCCGAACGCGCCGCCGAACTCCTCGACGTTCCCGGCGCCGCCGTCTCGGTGGAGTCATCGCTCCCCCGACACGTCGGCCTCGGCAGCGGCACGCAACTCGCGCTGGCCGTCCACGCGGCCGTCGCCCGCGCCCACGACCGCGACCCGCCGGTCCGGTCGGCCGCCCCCCGCCTCGGCCGCGGCGGCCGGTCGGGCATCGGCGTGGGAACGTTCGAACGGGGCGGCGTCCTCGTCGACGCCGGCCACCCCACGGCGCGCTTCACCACCGACCGGCCCGCCGACGGCGAGTGGTCCGTCCCGGCCGTCGCCGTCCGCCACGACGTGCCCGACGAGTGGCGCTTTCTCCTCGTGATTCCCGACGCCGACCCCGGCCGGAGCGGCGAGGAGGAGGACGAGGGGATGCGCGCCGCGGTCGAACGCGCCGACCCCGACGCGGCCGACCGCATCTCGGGCGTGCTCTCGCGGCGCTTCCTCCCCGCCGTCGCCGACGGGAGCGCCGCGCGCTTCGGCGCGGCCGTCGCCGAAATCGGCCGCCTCAACGGCGCGTGGTACGCCGACGAACAGGGCGGCGTCTACCGCCCGCCGGTCGGCGGACTCGTCGCGGCGCTGGAAGAGGACCCCGCCTGCTACGGCGCCGGGCAGTCGTCGTGGGGGCCGGCCGTCTACGCCGTCACCGACGCCGCGCACGCCGACGAGGCGCGCGAGGCCGGGGCGGCGGCGCTCGATTCGGCGGGCGTCGACGGCGACGTGCGGGTCGTTCGCGGCCGAAACGACGGCGCCGACGTCGCGGAGCGCTGA
- a CDS encoding RAD55 family ATPase — protein sequence MDSIPFGVSRFDRIVGGGAPPGSVVLLVGEPGAGAREFMFTSATMNAVHDVDGDLFELYYGDLHGGSTPPPEVHYLSFTADEANLRREMSYVFEESLVDAATEGIRFHDFSAEYFRPSPIPREWYAGEATTLQDLGERHNRVPVLTALGNYLSDHAAGNLVVIDSLTDLVAAISDEMSFHDISMVMRGISKAAHRWGGLILALVGRDTLERTDLGHLMDAVDGTLQFQWDTGGSKRARTLVVQEFRGVLSRLESEDIVRFETQIHDAGFDVSDVRKIR from the coding sequence ATGGACAGCATCCCGTTCGGCGTCTCCCGCTTCGACCGCATCGTCGGCGGCGGCGCACCGCCCGGTTCGGTCGTCCTCCTCGTCGGCGAACCCGGCGCCGGCGCCCGCGAGTTCATGTTCACCAGCGCGACGATGAACGCCGTTCACGACGTCGACGGCGACCTCTTCGAACTCTACTACGGCGACCTACACGGCGGGTCGACGCCGCCGCCGGAGGTCCATTACCTCTCTTTCACCGCCGACGAGGCGAACCTTCGACGGGAGATGTCGTACGTGTTCGAGGAGTCCCTCGTCGACGCCGCGACGGAGGGCATCCGGTTTCACGACTTCTCCGCGGAGTACTTCCGGCCGAGTCCCATCCCCCGCGAGTGGTACGCCGGGGAGGCGACGACGCTGCAGGACCTCGGAGAGCGACACAACCGGGTCCCCGTGCTCACCGCTCTCGGCAACTACCTGAGCGACCACGCCGCCGGCAACCTCGTCGTCATTGACTCGCTGACGGACCTCGTCGCGGCCATCTCCGACGAGATGTCGTTCCACGACATCTCGATGGTAATGCGGGGAATCAGCAAGGCGGCGCACCGTTGGGGCGGTCTCATCCTCGCCCTCGTCGGACGAGACACGCTCGAACGCACCGACCTCGGACACCTGATGGACGCCGTCGACGGGACGCTCCAGTTCCAGTGGGACACCGGGGGCTCGAAGCGCGCGCGGACGCTCGTCGTCCAGGAGTTCCGCGGGGTGCTCTCGCGCCTCGAATCAGAGGACATCGTCCGGTTCGAGACGCAGATTCACGACGCCGGCTTCGACGTGAGCGACGTGCGGAAGATTCGGTGA
- a CDS encoding SDR family NAD(P)-dependent oxidoreductase — protein MADESGIRTRESIRELSSVAGETAVVTGASSGIGRAVAETFVADGADVVVCSRTRDDVESVAEELNGADVPGSALAVECDVTDRDSVAALAEATVEEFGGVDLLVNNAGGAGSGGPLHEVESDGWDGVVDVNLTGVYNVTTAFSDALREDGGAVVNTASMAGRYGVAGMGPYSAAKAGVSALTRTLAAEWAGDDVRVNAVEPGFVATPPVREQLGLEEVPEREGADREVGRPDEIADAIRFLASDAASFVTGQTIAPTGPPHTFEPPEV, from the coding sequence ATGGCAGACGAAAGCGGAATCCGGACGCGGGAGTCGATTCGGGAACTATCGAGCGTCGCCGGCGAGACGGCCGTCGTCACGGGGGCGTCCAGCGGAATCGGGCGCGCCGTCGCCGAGACGTTCGTCGCGGACGGCGCGGACGTGGTCGTCTGTTCGCGCACGCGCGACGACGTCGAGTCGGTGGCCGAGGAACTGAACGGCGCGGACGTCCCGGGGTCGGCCCTCGCCGTCGAGTGCGACGTGACCGACCGCGACTCGGTCGCGGCCCTCGCGGAGGCCACCGTCGAGGAGTTCGGCGGCGTCGACCTCCTGGTGAACAACGCGGGCGGAGCGGGGTCGGGGGGTCCGCTACACGAGGTCGAGAGCGACGGCTGGGACGGCGTCGTCGACGTGAACCTCACCGGCGTCTACAACGTCACGACGGCCTTCTCCGACGCCCTCCGCGAGGACGGCGGCGCGGTGGTCAACACCGCCAGCATGGCCGGTCGCTACGGCGTCGCCGGCATGGGACCGTACAGCGCCGCGAAGGCGGGCGTCAGCGCCCTCACGCGGACGCTCGCCGCCGAGTGGGCCGGCGACGACGTGCGCGTGAACGCGGTCGAACCCGGGTTCGTCGCGACGCCGCCGGTCCGCGAGCAACTCGGCCTCGAAGAGGTGCCAGAACGCGAGGGCGCCGACCGGGAGGTCGGCCGACCGGACGAGATAGCCGACGCGATTCGATTCCTCGCCAGCGACGCCGCCTCCTTCGTCACCGGGCAGACCATCGCGCCGACCGGCCCGCCGCACACCTTCGAACCGCCGGAGGTCTGA
- a CDS encoding CopG family transcriptional regulator, with protein sequence MGGERAETKPAGEELERWVDRKAAELDVDRAEVVERALAAYRVLDAGGDALRRDAADGAASDGLETELADLGARVSDLEAELDEKVTDLRERVIQVKREADRRASAGDDRPDAEAAASPGAHEAVSDLGESLSTLESRVEAGFENYEEVLEYLVGAAEESDEKLDAVATAVVDLRRRVAERERADAERSAAAELKRAANREGVVRADCEACGESVALALLEAPYCPHCGETFDGVRARSGLLPFGSATLTTGRRPALEGATETADDPTEAPFADADGNAVNSGEADAGTASETAEESAESADRTESTAPAESDAPREVAEPAEAGGN encoded by the coding sequence ATGGGAGGGGAACGAGCGGAGACGAAACCGGCGGGGGAGGAACTGGAACGGTGGGTCGACCGGAAAGCGGCGGAACTGGACGTCGACCGCGCCGAGGTGGTCGAACGCGCCCTCGCGGCGTACCGCGTACTCGACGCGGGCGGAGACGCACTGCGGCGCGACGCCGCCGACGGCGCGGCGTCGGACGGCCTCGAAACCGAACTCGCCGACCTCGGGGCCAGAGTGTCGGACCTCGAAGCCGAACTCGACGAGAAGGTGACGGACCTCCGAGAGCGGGTCATCCAGGTCAAACGCGAGGCGGACCGGCGCGCGTCGGCGGGCGACGACCGGCCCGACGCCGAAGCGGCGGCGTCCCCGGGAGCGCACGAGGCCGTCTCGGACCTCGGGGAGTCGCTGTCGACGCTGGAGTCGCGCGTCGAGGCCGGGTTCGAGAACTACGAGGAGGTGCTGGAGTACCTCGTCGGCGCCGCCGAGGAGAGCGACGAGAAACTCGACGCGGTGGCAACCGCCGTCGTCGACCTGCGGCGGCGGGTCGCAGAACGGGAACGCGCCGACGCCGAGCGGTCGGCGGCGGCCGAACTCAAGCGGGCGGCGAACCGCGAGGGCGTCGTCCGCGCCGACTGCGAGGCGTGCGGCGAGTCCGTCGCTCTCGCCCTCTTGGAGGCGCCGTACTGCCCGCACTGCGGGGAGACGTTCGACGGCGTCCGCGCGCGGAGCGGTCTGCTCCCGTTCGGGTCGGCGACCCTCACGACGGGTCGCCGGCCGGCGCTGGAAGGGGCGACGGAGACGGCCGACGACCCGACCGAGGCGCCGTTCGCCGACGCGGACGGAAACGCGGTGAACAGCGGGGAAGCGGACGCCGGGACGGCATCGGAAACGGCGGAGGAGTCGGCGGAATCGGCCGACCGGACCGAGTCGACGGCGCCGGCCGAGTCGGACGCGCCGCGCGAGGTGGCCGAACCGGCCGAGGCGGGCGGGAACTGA
- a CDS encoding transcription factor S: MQFCEECGSMMHNRDGEMVCSSCGATQEQDTDRAAEFVSTEAQDDSDVIETEEGADFEGKPTATDVTCEECGHGEAWYTIKQTGAADEPPTRFFKCKNCGRRWRGYN; this comes from the coding sequence ATGCAGTTCTGCGAGGAGTGCGGTTCGATGATGCACAACCGGGACGGCGAGATGGTCTGTTCGAGTTGCGGCGCCACGCAGGAACAGGACACCGACCGCGCCGCGGAGTTCGTCTCCACCGAGGCGCAGGACGACTCTGACGTCATCGAGACCGAGGAGGGCGCGGACTTCGAGGGGAAACCCACCGCCACGGACGTGACCTGCGAGGAGTGCGGGCACGGCGAGGCGTGGTACACGATAAAACAGACCGGGGCGGCCGACGAACCGCCGACGCGCTTCTTCAAGTGCAAGAACTGCGGGCGGCGGTGGCGCGGCTATAACTGA